In Brachyhypopomus gauderio isolate BG-103 chromosome 2, BGAUD_0.2, whole genome shotgun sequence, the DNA window AGCAAACCAGTTATTAAAAGGAAGTAATTGCTTTTATTCCTCATCCCAAATTCACCACTGTTCACAGTATTTTGACTCATGGTAGTTTGCCAAGGTACATGGTAAATGGGAGCCTGTTTCTTCTGAGGTTGTAGGTTGTAGTCTTCGTAAAAGGCCTTGAGAAGAATGAGGATCAATCACCGCAGGTCCTGGTCAAAGGCCACACCCACTTGCCTTCGCACTTCAACCATGATCCCAGCGAGCAACTCGGAGTCTGCCAGCATCATTCTGTCACTCTCCTTCAGACCTAGACAGGGTGGTTTGATGTTAGCTTTCTCTGGTAGGCTTGCTTTTAACTTTCACTGGCTGAAACTCAAAGTTCCAGTCTTGGAGACTGAGAAGACTTGAGGTTTTGGCATCATGTTATCAGTTCTAATATCATTATTATTCATCATATTAATATCATTCATATCAAATATTTAAACAAAACATTCCATTGTTACCTTTGAGTAAGCACTGTCTAACTTCCAGAGCTTCATAGCGAAGGCCCATGCTGTTGGTGAAGTGGAGTGGCCGTGTGGGCTCTGGAAGAGGAAGCTGGGTCTGCTTGCTACTCACCTCCAGGATGGTGGCACCATGTATGGGGTGGCCAACCTAAAACAATGCAACGTTGTTTGTTCTTTCTTCTCTGGCCTTGCACAGGGGATTTTGCATACATACTGTACTTTGTAGGTGTGATTTTCTGCAAGAACCATTGAAAAATGGTTCTTGCAGAAAATCACACCTACAAAGTACAGTATGTATGCACTAGCAGGAATTTAATTGTTCTTTCACAGCTACAACAATGCTAAAAACCTACTCTGGTGGTGCCCTTGGTACCAGTGATTGTGGCATAGTTGGGAAGAGCCACATTGATGGAGAACGCAAACCAGGCCATCTATTTCGCGAGAACTTCAGAACCACCACCACTGACTCATCTACTTCTGTGGACAGAGCTCCGTCAGATACTCAATGGTAGCAGTCACATATCAATCACTGCATTAGTCCTGAGCAACTGGTATGTTCAAATATTTGAAAGCCCAGAACTCAAACTGAATCATGACGCTACCTGACTAAGACACTTTTTCTTATTTTGGAAACTAGCTTAATAAAAAGATACATTCTGCATACACTAATTCCAACGGCTGGTGTGAATAGGAGAGAACAGATGTCCCAGCAGTCACACAATATTGCAGTCAATATTGGCCAAGGGAGACCGTAACGGCTTGTGGCGTTTGCCATCATACCTGAGTTAAGTAGCCTCACCCACTATGTCCTCCACGAGCAGCCTGTCCAGCTCGGTATACACAGAAAGACACCTGGACCACATCGGCTGGAGACCACACAGAGAGGAAAACGGTTGACAGAAATGGGACATTACAGATCACCACaagaagagaaagaacagtgtcAAGGTGCATCTGCTACACTATAGGAATGTACGTAATGCTCATGATACTATTGCATAATACGACAAATACACACAGCATTAATTTGCAGTAATTCTTCATTATCCTGTTGGCTTTCTTTCTATAAGCAATAttaacagataaaaacaaaggCAATGCTTAAAGCATCTGCATGCTTATTGCTCACTTGGATGGCATAAAAGTGTGTTAATGGATTTGGGCATCACTGCCAATAAGTAACAAGTGAGTAAAGGCTGcatctctcttcctgctaggCTGTCACTAGACTGTAATAATTGTGATCCAGCTGCTCAAACGCAAACAGTAATTTAGTGCCACAGGGCATTCATTGCCAATTAAGGCCAAATGCTTGATCCATCCAATTAACACTGTCCCCTCTTTAATTTTGTTGTAGTGGCTTAAGTTTGAAACCAAATGCCACATCCTTTCATTAATGTGGCCACAAAACACTGCAACAGATGGAACAATGAAATAGAACAGAGACAATCGTTTGTTTTTGTGACCATTTTATCTAAGCAAAACCTATTTGAAATGCATGACAGTTAATAACACATAGTTTGATTGCAGAATTTTGAATAACATTTATGCATTGATTTCTAGTATTGATAACTGCAATGAGCATGTACCTCCATGAGAAAGACGTTGTTCTTTCTGGATGCTGTGATGACCAGTTTGACCTTGTTGAGGTTAATGGCAAAAGGGTCTCTCACACAGCACATTACTCCATGAGGAACAGAAGGTATCTTCAGGTGCTCTGTGTGAAGGACTATTCTGCACACCCTCAAATGCATATCTAGGCGTGATATGTGTAGGTTATAAAATcttacatacacatgcacacatacaactgctacacatacatacatacatacatacacaaagaatctgggttttttttaaagcagaggTCGCCCAGTCTGGTCACCGGTATCTGGGTCATCTGCCAGGTCCTGGTAGCTCCCACAGGCCCTAGGAGTGCTGTGAACCTGAGCAAACGCCTGGGTTCTCTCCAGGCTTCTTGCAGCCAACGCCATTATCTGGAACGAACAGAGATAGCCTTCTAGTAGCCAGCTGAGGATTGAGGGTTGCCAGGTGTATATAATGATTAGATGTAGAGGAAGCACCTGGTGGTCTCCCAATGGGGGCGTCTTCACGGCCACGCTGAAGTCATGGCTAATCTTCCCTGCTCCACAGATTCCCCATCTAGTCTCCATGTTGGGAAAGTATTAGAATAAGTTTGTTTAGGAGATGCAAAATGTAAAGCATCTGTGTTCCTCTCTATAAGCTCAGACGATAATATATACAGAGACGGTTGAACATTGACTCACACCTTTAGCATGGGTTCTCATGCCCTAAAATGATTTAAAATCTTAGAGCTGAGGAGGCTCAAATCTCTTTCAGAAGTTAGTAGGGTGTTATGAAAGTGGTTACGTCTGTGTGACCCACATGTCAGGAGAGTATCACACAGACACATCAAG includes these proteins:
- the LOC143508648 gene encoding trans-1,2-dihydrobenzene-1,2-diol dehydrogenase-like, translating into METRWGICGAGKISHDFSVAVKTPPLGDHQIMALAARSLERTQAFAQVHSTPRACGSYQDLADDPDTDPFAINLNKVKLVITASRKNNVFLMEPMWSRCLSVYTELDRLLVEDIMAWFAFSINVALPNYATITGTKGTTRVGHPIHGATILEVSSKQTQLPLPEPTRPLHFTNSMGLRYEALEVRQCLLKGLKESDRMMLADSELLAGIMVEVRRQVGVAFDQDLR